AATCTGCCGGCAACACCATACACTCGAGTGCAGTTCGCATCGAACGGGTCCCCCGCATGGCTCTCCAGCGTCATTCTCGATGAGTGGTGGACGAGCGCTGACGATCTGCAGAACCTGCAGGTCGAGTACGGGTACACCGCGACTCCCGGGTCCGCTGAGAATTCCGACTGCGACTCCGGCACCTGGGCATCGACTCCCGGCGCAGTAGCCGGGGCCTCCGTCGTCGATGGCACATGGCAGGGCGTGAACCGGGTCCGGTTCTCGTTCAGTTCCGAAGCCGGCAACGTGTCGAACCAGATGTGGGTGAACTTTACGATCGCGATGAAGGTGCTCGAGGGCGCCGGTGCGAACGGCACGATCATCCCGAACTACGCCAGCTTGCTGACCCGTGCCGGGGTGCACACCCTCGACGAGGTCGTGGCGACACCTGACACGACCCACCCGTCAAGCTACAACCCGGGGACAAATGTCGGGTCACGTGGCGACCGACTCATCGTGGGTGAGGCGTCTGCGCGGATCAAGAAGTTCGTGAAGAACCCGACCACGGGCCTGTTCACGGATTCGGCGTCGCCGCAGTACACGGCCGGATCGACGGTGGAGTACCGCCTGACTCCGTCGCTCACGGCGGATGCGTCGGTCACGGGTCTCACCCAGAATGTCACGGTGGAGGATTGTCTGCCGCGGTATCAGTCCTTTGTGTCTTCCGCGCGTGAGAGTGGTGCCCCGATTGTGCCGGTGATCGTGCAGGAGGGGTCGCCCGCGGGCGCGGAGGTGACCTGCGGTGCCGGGCAGACGTATGTGAAGTGGGATCTGGGCCCGCAGGAGATCAATGTCGCGATAGATCCGATCATGTATCAGGTCGAGATCGGTGCGACGGCCCGGAACGGGGTGTACACGAATACCGCCGTGGTGGCGTCTCCGGGGGATCCGACGCGGGTGAGCGCGCGGACGTCGACGGCGCAGATCCAGTTGGTGGTGCCGACGGGGATCAAAATCGCGAAGACCGTGGATAAGCCCCAGGTCGAGTCGAACCGGGAGGGTCTCGCGTACCCGCGCTCGTTCACCTGGACCATCGATTTCGTGAATATCGATTCCCCGGCGCAGGTGTCCGATGTCGATGTCATCGACGTGCTCCCCGCGGACGGGCGTGACGGGTCCGCGTTCACCGGGACCGTGGACCTGAATGACGTGTCGGTGTCTGCAGGTACCGGGATTCAGGTGCTGTACACGAGTGCCGCTGCGGCGTCCCTGGTCGTGGATCCGAGCGACCCGTCGAACCAGAGCACGGGTGCGACGACGTGGTGCGACGCCGCCACCGGTGGCTCGGTCGTGAGCGGCACCGGGACCACGGCTGCGTGCCCGGCCTCGGTGTCGGAGGTGACGGGGCTCAGGTTCGTGCGTCCGGGGTCGTTTGGTTCGGCGGACGAGTTCACGGTGAAGGTCACGATGACCCCGCAGGGGAACACGGCGGGGGATGTGTACGAGAACCGGACCTCCGGTCGCGTCGTCGGCGTGACGCAGCCCGTGGGGCCCGCGGTGCGACAGGTCGCTGTCATCGCCTCCGCGGTGGGGGATCGGGTCTGGGAGGATCTCAACCAGAACGGCCTCCAGGACGAGGGCGAGCCGGGGGTGGCCGGGTTCCCGGTGCGTCTCCTGGGTACTGATGTTGACGGCAACCTCGTCGACCTGGAAACGGTGACGGACGCGGACGGGAACTACCGGTTCGAAAACCTCGCCTCCGGCACCTACCATGTCGTGTTCGACCCGAACGGGTTGAATTCGAACACCACGTTCACGATCCAGCATGCCGGTGATGACTCGACGATCGATTCGGATGCGGACACGGTCACGGGAGAGACCCAGGACTTCGCTCTCGGGCAGGACACCGAGGACCTCACCCTCGACGCGGGTCTCATCATCGACCGGAACGTGAACATCGTGCTCGACAAAACGTACCTCGGCGCCACCGACCTCGGCACGGGCAACCGCACGACGGTGACGTACGAACTCACCGCGACGAACACGGGCACCGCGGAAGGGGTGTACGACCTCACCGACGACCTCGCGTACGGCGGCGACATCACCATCGGAGACGTCACGGCCCGGAACACGGTACCGGGTGGCATCGCCACGAACCCGGGCTTCGACGGGCAGACCGATACCACGGTCGTAGCGGCAGCAGCACTGCCGGGCGGAGCGACGCACACGTACCTCGTGACCGTGACCGCGGACATCGCGACAACGATCACGACCGAGGACACCGTGTGCGACATCACGGCAACCGAGACCGGGAGCGGGTTCCTCAACGAAGCCGCCCTCACCGTCGACGACGTCACCGTCACCGACAAGGTCTGCGGCAACCCACCCATCCCACAGGCACCGACGGATCCGACGACACCGCAGCACCCGATCCCGGGCCTCCCGGTGACCGGCGGACAGCTCACCGGCATCACGGCCGCAGCACTCCTGCTGCTGGTCGCAGGCGCGGCCGCAGTGATTCTCCGGCGACGCCGGCACGTGGAGCACTAACGATCACCGACGAGGGGGTTCGATGGGGGACACGCCTCGTCGAACCCCCTCAGTCGTGTGCTGCGGCGGACGGCAGCCCGCTGCCCCGACGCAGCAATCGCTCCGTGCTGAGTCGGAATCCGCACTGCGCGAGCAGTCCTCGGAGCGCGGTGTCCGCCGACCCCGAGGAGATCTCGCACCTGATCGTCCACAGCCCCGTTTCCGCGAGTGTGGTGCACAGATCCTCGAGGCCGCGAAGATCGATCGGGCTCCGTGCAGCGGCTGGAGGACCAGAAACGCGCCGAAGGCCGGTCGCACGGGGCCGGGAGAGATCGACGATCTGATCCGCCGACACCCAGGTGTCGTCAGGGCCGGCAGCAAGCGTGAGCCGCAGGCCGAGTCGCCGTGCCTCCTGCACCAGATCGGCAAAGGAGGGTGGGCTTTCAGCGACGAGCTCCGGGGGAGTGGAGAGCATCCAGGTCTCGGAGTACGGTTCATACCCGCAACGCACGTAGAGTGCGCGCGCTCGGGTGTTGCCGCCCAGCACGTCCAGGACGCCGAGATCAATACCCCCGTCCTGCGCCGCATCGTCCACGGTGCGCATCAGATGGGATCCGATCCCGCGGCCCCGGGCCGCTGCAGCAACACCGAGCGTCTCCAGCACCATGGCTCGGGCACCGGCCAGCTCCTCTTCGAATGCCACCGCGTACCCGAGTCGCGATCCCGCGTCGTCGAGGGCGAGCCAGAAGCGCGTGTCCGGGTGCTGCTGCAGCAGTCGCTCGTAGTGGGCGCGGCGACGGGGCCAGGTCTCCTCGCGCGCGATGGTGGCGAGCCCTGCCGCACCGACCGCGAGGTGATGGTCGAAGAGCGCTTCCCAGAGCGACGCGACCTCATCGATCTCGTTCGCGGCGAGTGCGCGGACGCGGATGCCGGATTCCATCGTGTGCTCCCTCACTCGGCGAGGCATGCACCCCGAACTCTCCTGAGTCTAGGTCCGAAATTCGCCCCGTTTCGCGCGATACGTGTGGGGAGGTCGAAGTGAGGTATGTCGCGGATGCGTTCCTCAAAGGTCGGAGCGTCCGAAGAACGGGCGCGGCACCGCACCCACCGCGAGGATCGCGAGCACGGTCTGCAGGAGTCCAGTGACGAAGAAGATGCCGTGCAGCGGCGACCACACCAGCATGATCGCGATCTCCACGAAGATCCAGATCATCATGACGAGCCCGGCTGCCGCGTGCAGACCCCACGCGAGCGCCAGCCAGCGGAGCTGGGCGAGAAGTGCAAGCACCTGGGACCCGCCCACCACGACCCCCAGGATGATTCCGGGCCACACGTACGAGGTGAACACGCTCCCGTCGAGCCACGCGAGCGGTAACCCCATCCCACCTCCGAGCGTCAGCCCGACCATGCCGATGAGCGCGGAGAGTGCATTGAACCCACTGATGACGAGCAGCGACACACGGAGCGGACGCGAGGGACGGCGAGTGAGGTCCATGCCCTCAGTCTAGGGAGAGTCTCGGCCGAGAGAGGTGCCGGATCAGCTCAGCCGGTCGGCGTGCTCTGGGAGCTCCTGGGTCGCGACGACCACCACATCGTTCAGCTTCCAGTCGATCCGCGCGATCGCCGCGCTGAGGTCCGCGAGTTGCTCCAGCGATACCTCGGACTGCTGAGGTTCCACGAAAACCTCGACGTGGAAGACCTGGCCCTGGTCGCGCATGCGCAGGGCGGCGTCGGCGACCCAGGGCACTCCCGCGAGAAACTCCAGGACCTCATTGACGAGCGAGTGCGGATCCTTCCCGTTGGCACTCCGGGCACGCTGATCCATCAGATCCTGCAGCGCAATGCTCGTGTTGCGGAACCCGTCTACGACGATCCCGACGGAGATGAACAGCGCGGCCACTCCGTCGAGCCACCAGAGTCCGGCGCCGATTCCGAGTACACCGACGATCGATGCGGCATTCGTGTGCCAGTCCGCCTTGGCCATGTCACCGTCGGCGTAGAGCAGCTTGTTGTGCAGCACCGGCGCGAGTTTCGCCTTCGCCGGGCCGTAGATCAGCGGCCCCGCCACGATCACGGCCATCACGGCCACCATGATCCAACCCAACCAGACGGTGTGTCCGAACAGCACGATCGTGCCGATGGTCGGATGCTCTGCGGCGAGCAGGCCGGATCCCGCCTCCACCGCCAGAATGAGCCCCACCGCGAGTAGCGCCACGCCCGCGATGAGGTGACCAACCCCCATGACCCGATGCCATCCGTACGGATGCTTCTTCGTGGGCCTCCGCTGCACGAAGAGGAGCGAGAGGAGGAATACGATCTGCGGAACCAGGGAGAGCATGTCCTCGATCCAGGCGGTCTTCATCGCCTGGGAGTTGCCGAGCACAAACGCGACGACGATGATCGTGACGCTCGTGTACGCGATCGTGAAGATCTGCCACCGTATCGCCGACCGTCGCGCCTCCCGTTGCTTCTCGGGCAGCTGCTCGTGCGAGTGCTGTCGCATCGATGCGGTGGTCATGATCCAGACTCCGCATCCAGGAAGGCCTCAACGCGCGACAGGAACGCATTCTCGCCGAGCTGCACCAGCACCACGAACCGGCGACCCTCGAGGTCCGGGAGATGGTCGAAGGCCCGGGATACTCCGGCCCGGTCTATCCAGGGGGTGGCATCGGTGAACCCGCCGACGCCGAGATCCAGTGCGTCGTCCTCGAGCATCCGCACGATTGATTCCTCGCCGAGCGGATGCCACTCGACCTCGGCGCCGAGCTCGTCGGCGAGCCCGTCGACCAGGTCGGCAGCGGGGCCGTCAAACGTGTCGCCGGAGGCGGTGATCACGCCAGGTTCCGTGGAGACGCCCACGCGCAGAGTGCCGCCGGCGACGTCCGAGAGCGTGCCGTCCGGATCGGAGGGGATCTGCAGCCCGCACGCGGTGATTGTGCCCAGCAGGATCACGGATCCCACCACCCCTGCCGCTCGAGACCGAACTCGCAGCCGTGCCATGTGGTTCACTCCTGTCGTGCACCGTGTCTGACGGGGACACCAGTAGTGTGCACGGACTGCGCGGCAGGCGACCAGGGGGTTGCCGACGGTGGAACGGACGCGCTAGTGGCGGATCGGCCAAGCCGACCGCCCGCATTCACTAGACTGAGAGCCGCACCAGGGGGCGTTAGCTCAGCCGGTTAGAGCAGCGGACTCATAATCCGTCGGTCGCGGGTTCAAGCCCCGCACGCCCTACTCCCTCGGACGTCTGCGCGGGATCGCCTACAGCTCGGACTGACCGGGATCGTAGCCGGCGTCGATCAGTGACGTGGCGCGTTCGGTCTGCGGGCTGAACTCCAGCATGTCGGTGCGGAGGCCGAGGTCTCGATCGACGTGTAGCGCCATCGAGTGCGCCGCGTTGCGCACATCCCGAGCCTCGATCGCCTTCAGCACGGCCTCGTGATCCAGATGCATCGTCTCCGGGGTGGTGCCCAGGATCACGCGCCCGTCGGCGCTGGCCTTCTGGAGCACAGAGATCACGCCGAGGTACAGATCCAGGAGCAGCTTGCTGCCGCTCGCCTCGACGATCAGGAGGTGGAACGACCCGGGCGTCGAACTCTGGTCGCAGCGGTCGATCGCCGCGGCGCCACCGTGCGAGCGCGCGAACGCGTCTCGCAGCAGCACGAGCTGCTCCTCGCTCCGGTTCACCGCCGCGTGCTGCGCGGCTTCGATCTCGAGCGAGCGCCGGTAGACCAGCACCTCCTCGAGATCGTGGTCGACGAGGAACTCCGTGAGGATCGTGCTCACGGGTGTGCGCGCCCGGACGAAGGTGCCCACACCGGGCACCGTCTGCAGCATGCCGAAGGTCGCGAGCGACCGGACCGCCTCGCGCACCGTCGACTTGCCGACGCCGATGAGCTCCATGAGCTCGGGCTCCTTCGGGATCAGGTCGCCGACCGCCCACGCGCCGCTCGAGATGTTGTCGCGCAAATACTCGAGGGTGTCACGTGCCTTCTGCGAGCCGCGTGGTGAACCTGTCATGTGTGAAACCTCTGGAGGGGGCCGGCGGGACACGCGGGAAGTCTGCGTGCCGGTACCCTGCAATCATATCGATTCGCGGGGTCGCCAAATGGGGCCTCCACATCCGATGTTATACATCAGATCTACAGCATCACTGATGGTAGCGTGCCAGTCATGACTGCACACGCCATGCCCTACGACGCGCTCCTGCTCTGCTCCTTCGGTGGTCCGAACGGCACCGACGATGTCCTCCCGTTTCTGAAGAACGTGACGCGCGGCAAGGGCATCCCGGAGGACCGCCTCGTGGAGGTCGGCGAGCACTATCACCGCTTCGACGGCCGCAGTCCCATCAACGAGCAGAATCTCGACCTGCTCCATGCCCTGCGCGCCGAGCTGCAGCGGCGAGGCGTGGACCTCCCGGTGATCTGGGGCAACCGCAACTGGCACCCCTACACGGTCGACACGCTGCGCGACGCGAGTGCGTTCGGCGCGAAGCGGATCCTCACCCTCGTCACGAGCGCCTACGCGTCGTTCTCGGGCAGCCGGCAGTACCGCGAGCACCTGGCAGCGGCCGTGCACGAGCTGGGGGAGTCGGCCCCCGAGATCCACATGCTGCGCCCGTTCTTCAACGACCCGGGATTCGTGCACGCGAATCTTGATGCGATCCGCGAGGCCGGTGCCACCCTCGACGGCGGGCTGGCGGGCGCGCACATTCTGTACGTCACGCACTCGATTCCCGACACGATGCAGGAGGCCTCGGCCGCGACGGGCCCCGGCTACCGCGAACAGCACGAGGATGTGCGGGCGACGATCGATGCCGCCCTGGCCGACGACCTCGGGCACGCGCTGCCGTCGTCGCTGGCCTACTGCTCACGGTCCGGCGACCCCCGCACCCCGTGGCTCGAGCCGGACGTCAACGACCACATTGAGGAGCTTCAGGCGCAGGGCGTCCGCAAGATCGTCATCGCGCCCATCGGGTTCATCTCGGACCACATGGAGGTCGCCTTCGACCTCGACGTCGAGGCGATGGAGACGGCCGAGGAGCACGGGATCGCAGCCGCCCGGGCCGACACCGTCGGCGTGCGGCAGCGCTTCGTCGCGGGTCTCATCGACATGGTGCTCGAGCGCGCGGCTCGGGAAAGCGGCGCGGACGTTGCACCGGCCACTGTCGGTTCCCTCGCGGCCTTCCCGGATGACGCGCCGGCGGGGAGCTGCCGCATGCGCGCCGGTGAGGTCACCGGGATCCCGGTGCTCGCCGGTCCTCACGACTGACGCGCGGCGACCCGCACCGATTCCCACCCACCCCACCCCGAGGACCCACGATGTCTACTCCCACCACACCCGCCTCCGCAGCCCCCGTCGTCGACCACTCCGGCGTCGCCGACGCGATCAACGACGCCGTCAACTACACGATGTACGCGGTGTTCCGAGAGGATCACGGCCGCGCCGGTGTCGGCGTCTCACCGGCCTGGCGGGGGATCGCACGCGGCCTCCTCGCCGAGCTCGACGCGATCGAGGGTCTCGTGACCCGCGGCTGGTACGACGTTGCGGGGTACCGGGCGGATGCCGACCTTCTCATCTGGTGGCACGCGCCCACTCCCGAGGCGCTCCAGGCGGCATATCGCCTCGTGCTCGAGTGGTCGGCAGGCGCTCTGGCACCGGTGTGGGCGAACATCGGAGTCCACCGCGCCGCGGAGTTCAACCGTGGCCATGTGCCCGCTTTCCTGGCCGGGGACGCTCCGAAGGGCTACGTCTGCGTGTACCCCTTCGTGCGGGGGCGTGAATGGTACCTGCTGCCCGACGCCGAACGTCGCGAGATGCTGCGCGAGCACGGTGCCGCGGCCCGGGACTACGGAGACGTGCTCGCGAACACCGTCGCGGCCTTCGGACTGGGCGATTACGAGTGGCTGCTCGCGTTCGAAGCGGACGATGTGATCCGGATCGTGGACCTCATGCGCGAGCTCCGAGCCACGTCGGCCCGGCGGCACGTCATCGAGGAGATCCCCTTCTTCACCGGGCCTCGTCGCGCACCCGAAGAGCTCCTCGCCCGCATCTTCAGCTGAGAGCGATCAGGGACCTCACGGCCTACGCACTCGAGTCGACGGAGACCGCTCTCTGCCGCATGATTCCGCCGATCGCGAGTCCTGTCATCGACTGTAAGCCGAGCCTGTCCTTGCTTGCACGATCCCGAAATCGGCGTAAGTTTATGGGTAAGACTTCACAGAGAGAGGGGATCACTCAATGGTCACTAAGCAGATTCAGGTTCCGGCCGCGCAGGGCGATCTCAGCCGCCCCACCGGCGTCGCGCAGTACCTGAGCCCCGTCGTGCACGACCTCGTGGCACTCGCGGTCAACGGCAAGCAGGCGCACTGGCACGTGCGCGGTGAGAACTTCATCGGCGTGCACGAGTTCCTCGACGTCGTCGTGACGAACGCACAGGATGCCGCAGACACCGTCGCGGAGCGCATCGTCGCCCTGGGGCTGCCCGTCGACGCTCGGATCTCGACGGTCGCCGCGCGCACCACCACTCCGACGCTGAGCGACGGCTTCCAGCAGTCCGACGTGACGGTCCGCGAGATCGTGGCGCAGATCGACGCGACGCTCGAGACCGTCTACGCCGCGGTGAAGGGGCTCGATGACATCGATCTCGTGAGCCAGGACGTCGTGATCGCGATCGCGCAGCAGCTGGACAAGGACCGCTGGTTCCTGTTCTCGCACTTCGCGGGTTAGTCCGCTGCCGCTGACGCTGCGGCCATGATCACAACGGCCCCGTCGAGTTCCACATCGGTTCTCGGCGGGGCCGTTGTCGTGTGCCCGGGGACTCGCGACACCTGTCGGTTCATACATCTGATGAAACTGTGGTAACTTCACTCTGTAAGGCGAGCCTTACCAAGATCACACGTGCATTTGGAAGCGAGCCGCTAGTGCTGGGAACTCTCATGATCGGCCTCCGCGAGGGCCTGGAGGCGGCACTCGTCGTGGGTGTTCTGCTCGCCTACGTCCACCGGATCGGGCGACGCGATGTCGCGAAGCGGATCTGGATCGGCGTCGGCGCCGCCGTGCTGCTCTCGATGATCCTGGGCGCCATCCTCACCTACGGCGCCTACGGGCTCTCCTTCACGGCGCAGGAGGCGATCGGGGGCTCACTGTCGATCCTCGCGGTCGTCATGGTCACCTGGATGGTGTTCTGGATGCTGCGCGCGTCGGGCGACCTCGGTGCGGACCTCCGCGGTCAAGTCGATCGCGCACTCGTCGGCAACGGCTGGGGTGTCGCCGCCATCGGTTTCGTCTCCGTGGGGCGCGAGGGGCTCGAAACCGCACTCTTCATCTGGGCGACGACGCGGGCGAATGATATCTCCCCGCTCACCGGGTTCCTCACCGCCGTCTCCGGCATCGTGATCGCGATCATCCTCGGGTGGCTCCTCTACCGGGGCATGCTCCGCATCAACCTCACCGTGTTCTTCCGCTGGTCGGGCGCACTACTCATCGTCTTCGCGGCCGGGGTGCTCGCCTACGGCGTCCACGATCTGCAGGAGGCCGGGTTCCTCCCGGGACCGTTTGCCCCGCCGCCGCCGGAGGCCGGTGCGTTCGTCGCGGCCTGGTTCGGCGAGTCCGCCTGGGCGTTCCAGCTCTCCCACCTCATCGCGCCCGACGGCTTCCTCGGCGCGCTGCTCAAGGGCACGATCGGGTTCTCGCCCGAGATGACGAAGCTCGAGGTCTTCGCCTGGTTCCTGTACCTCGTGCCGACCCTCACCATCTTCCTCCGCGCATCCTTTGCGCAGGAACGCGAACGCGCGGCGCGCAAGATCGCCGCCACTCAGAAGGGAACCCCGTGACCATCACCCACCCCCGCAGGCGCGTCGGCCAGACGCTCACCGCCCTTGCCACACTCGCCGGTGCCACCATCGCGCTCACCGGGTGCGTGCCGAACGCCGCACCCGACGCCGAGAGCATCGCTGTCACCGCGTCCGATACCGACTGCGCGGTCGAGACCGCCGAAGCGACGAGCGGCACCGTCACCTTCACCGTCCAGAACGACGGCAGCACGGTGAACGAGTTCTACGTGCTCGGTGCGAACAAGCTCACCATCATCGGCGAGGTCGAGAACATCGCCCCCGGTGCGAGCCGCGACCTCACCGTGCAGGTGGGCCCGGGCGACTACTTCACCAATTGCAAGCCCGGCATGATCGGCGCGGGCGTCGGCCAGGCCCCCTTCGTCGTGAACGGCGAGGCCGTCGAGACCTCTCAGGAGGATGACGCGGTGATCGCGCAGTACATCGGGTACGTGAAGTCGCAGACCGAGGAGCTCGTGCCCCAGGTGCAGGAGTTCGTCGACGCCTACCAGGCGGGCGACGACGAGGAGGCCAAGCGCCTCTTCCCGCTCGTGCGCATCAGCTACGAGCGGATCGAGCCGACCGCCGAGCAGTTCGGCGACCTCGACCCCAAGATCGACTACCGCAAGCCGGGCGCGCTCGAGGAGGGCATCCCCTTCACCGGATTCCACCGCATCGAGCAGGATCTGTGGCTGGACGCCGCGATCGCGAACTACTCGACGCCCGAGAAGGATCACTACCCGAAGGACGATCTCGTCGCCCTCACCCCCGAGGAGCGCGCGGAGCTCGGCGATCAGCTGGTCGCCGACATCACCGAACTGAAGGACAAGGTCGCGGCTCCCGACTTCACCCTGACGCTCGCCGACATCACCGAGGGTGCCAAGGGCCTCCTCGACGAGGTTGCCGCTCCCGACGGCAAGCTCCCCGGTGAGGAGAACGAGTTCGGACACACCGACCTGTACGACTTCTACGCCAACGTCGAGGGCGCGCAGGTCGCGTTCGACACCGTTCGCCCGCTCGCCGAGGCGAACGACGCCTCCGAGCTGGTCACCGAGCTGGACGAGCGATTCGCCGACATGTTCGCGCTGCTCGACGAGTACGGTTCCTACGACGCTGGATTCGTGTTCTACGACACCGTCGACGAGACCCAGCGCGCCGAACTCGCCGCGAGCCTGAGTGCGCTCAGCGAGCCGATGTCGAAGCTGACCGCAGCGGTCGTGAAGTAGGGATCGTCGTGAGCGAGGCCGAGGCGACCGACCCCGCCATCACTCCCACCAGGCGCGGCCTGCTGGGGATGATCGGCACCGGCGTCGCCGGCCTCGCCCTCGGCGGCGCCGGCGGGGCAGCCGTGACCGCCGCCGCCCTCGCCGGCACCGGGGCCGACGGTTCCAGCGGCTCGGTCGTGCCGTTCCACGGGGCGCACCAGGCCGGCATCGTCACGCCCGCGCAGGACCGCCTGCACTTCGCGTCGTTCCGGATGGTGCGCGGGGCGACCCGCGACGATCTGATCGCGCTGCTGCAGGACTGGACCGCCGCGGCCGAGCAGCTCTGCCGCGGCGAGGCTCTGGGCACGGGCATCGAGTCCGAGGATCCGCTCCTGCCGCCGGACGACACCGGTGAGGCCGAGGGCCTGCACGCCGGGCACCTCACCCTGACGTTCGGCCTCGGGCACCAGCTCTTCACCGGGGAGGAGGACGACGCGGATCCGTTCGGGATCCGCGCCAAGCTCCCCGACACGTTCACCCCGCTGCCGTCGTTCGCCTTCGACCTCCTCGAGGCGACGCAGAGCGGCGGGGACCTGTGCGTGCAGGCGTGTGCCGACGATCCCCAGATCGCGGTGCACGCGATCCGGAACCTGGCGCGGATCGCCATCGGTCGCGCGCACCTCTCGTGGAGCCAGCTGGGGTTCGGTCGCACCTCCTCGACGTCCCGCGACCAGGAGACGCCGCGGAACCTGTTCGGGTTCAAGGACGGCACGATGAACATCATGTCGGACGAGCGCGCGGCGCTGGATGCGCACGTCTGGGTCGGGGGCTCCGCGCCGGAGTGGATGCGCGGCGGCACGTACCTGGTCGCGCGGAAGATCCTCATGACCATCGAGACCTGGGACCGGACCTCGCTGCTCGAGCAGGAGCGGGTGTTCGGACGGACCAAACGCACCGGCGGCCCGGCCACCGGCGGGGGAGAGTTCGAGCAGCCCGACTTCACGGCGACGAACGCCGCGGGCGAGCCCACCATCGACATCGCCGCGCACGTGCGCCTCGCGCACCCCGATCAGAACGGCGGCGCGCGGATCCTGCGCCGCGGCTACAACTACGTGGACGGCTCCAATGGCCTCGGGCAGATGGGCGGGGGGCTCTTCTTCATCTCGTTCCAGCGCGATCCCGCGATGTTCGTCCGGGTGCAGCAGTCGCTGAAGCCGGACCTCCTGAACGAGTACATCCGCCACATCGGCTCCGGGCTCTGGGCGGTGCCGCGGGGGATCGCGCAGGGCGAGTTCGTCGCTCAGGCGCTCTTCGAGTAGACCGGGGCCAGGTCCGCGACACGCGGTGCGGGCGACGAGGAGATGTACTCCTCGATGAAGCGCCCGAGCACCATGTGCGACGCGCGCACGTCCGCGTGCTCCACCTGCTCGATGATCGCGTCGACCTCTCCCGGGTTGAAGTACCCGTGGTGCGCGTAGGTGCGCACACGGTCCGTGAACGCCGCCGTGTCGAGCTCGGGGTGGAACTGGGTCGCGTAGACGTTCCTGCCGACGCGGAACGCCTGCACCGGGCAGGTCGCGGAGCCCGCGAGTACCGTGA
Above is a genomic segment from Leucobacter rhizosphaerae containing:
- a CDS encoding SdrD B-like domain-containing protein produces the protein MTYRGKRPPATPARRLLHAGALVSAFAMVAGLLSVPAAFAEETAPETSTEGTAPAAPAAEEATATTEGSEPGPETLEVPVAVDAAPIIPFAAGDGTLSVVLTQQTGTEPFQDNDDAGNDSGPDNDIVRTNDSVTYNVSVRFEGSEHTAPTITFDLPQGEELVSLPPFCLPGSSVTPASLPAPPIPVVSTSWESLPTQSVTCIVADQAQGTSLDYRFVSKVRPEVPNGTALTPVTATAASQETAAPSVSNEVSHSVSAAANFDVSKRTRATTDNSGPFFQQFLACTFDATKLCVRMEFPLTMEAPSNGKGVTPLASPIVVTEDLRPESFFGPGVTSSPEWIAAGAGALEKYAPRITGCSYGHPNLYGSLPNPWQGAPDNAVRDSGTITCVQTELGTPVDITFTDADTTAYTVPTNAVGGPALPADSGYVLATSIRIEVPFEAIQDLGLQEGDAYTLNWSNNYSEVQATAIDGSPNLGEAPENNVRSGSTRFEAGSGNFSLTKGFSGVTGAPGNTPSGKYTNWEFEGPPGSSRFLDGNTVVLPGQTVMSNLIVHHELLPLSATQNARSFVACDVWDNTKLAMPETFNLPATPYTRVQFASNGSPAWLSSVILDEWWTSADDLQNLQVEYGYTATPGSAENSDCDSGTWASTPGAVAGASVVDGTWQGVNRVRFSFSSEAGNVSNQMWVNFTIAMKVLEGAGANGTIIPNYASLLTRAGVHTLDEVVATPDTTHPSSYNPGTNVGSRGDRLIVGEASARIKKFVKNPTTGLFTDSASPQYTAGSTVEYRLTPSLTADASVTGLTQNVTVEDCLPRYQSFVSSARESGAPIVPVIVQEGSPAGAEVTCGAGQTYVKWDLGPQEINVAIDPIMYQVEIGATARNGVYTNTAVVASPGDPTRVSARTSTAQIQLVVPTGIKIAKTVDKPQVESNREGLAYPRSFTWTIDFVNIDSPAQVSDVDVIDVLPADGRDGSAFTGTVDLNDVSVSAGTGIQVLYTSAAAASLVVDPSDPSNQSTGATTWCDAATGGSVVSGTGTTAACPASVSEVTGLRFVRPGSFGSADEFTVKVTMTPQGNTAGDVYENRTSGRVVGVTQPVGPAVRQVAVIASAVGDRVWEDLNQNGLQDEGEPGVAGFPVRLLGTDVDGNLVDLETVTDADGNYRFENLASGTYHVVFDPNGLNSNTTFTIQHAGDDSTIDSDADTVTGETQDFALGQDTEDLTLDAGLIIDRNVNIVLDKTYLGATDLGTGNRTTVTYELTATNTGTAEGVYDLTDDLAYGGDITIGDVTARNTVPGGIATNPGFDGQTDTTVVAAAALPGGATHTYLVTVTADIATTITTEDTVCDITATETGSGFLNEAALTVDDVTVTDKVCGNPPIPQAPTDPTTPQHPIPGLPVTGGQLTGITAAALLLLVAGAAAVILRRRRHVEH
- a CDS encoding GNAT family N-acetyltransferase, with the translated sequence MESGIRVRALAANEIDEVASLWEALFDHHLAVGAAGLATIAREETWPRRRAHYERLLQQHPDTRFWLALDDAGSRLGYAVAFEEELAGARAMVLETLGVAAAARGRGIGSHLMRTVDDAAQDGGIDLGVLDVLGGNTRARALYVRCGYEPYSETWMLSTPPELVAESPPSFADLVQEARRLGLRLTLAAGPDDTWVSADQIVDLSRPRATGLRRVSGPPAAARSPIDLRGLEDLCTTLAETGLWTIRCEISSGSADTALRGLLAQCGFRLSTERLLRRGSGLPSAAAHD
- a CDS encoding cation diffusion facilitator family transporter, which translates into the protein MTTASMRQHSHEQLPEKQREARRSAIRWQIFTIAYTSVTIIVVAFVLGNSQAMKTAWIEDMLSLVPQIVFLLSLLFVQRRPTKKHPYGWHRVMGVGHLIAGVALLAVGLILAVEAGSGLLAAEHPTIGTIVLFGHTVWLGWIMVAVMAVIVAGPLIYGPAKAKLAPVLHNKLLYADGDMAKADWHTNAASIVGVLGIGAGLWWLDGVAALFISVGIVVDGFRNTSIALQDLMDQRARSANGKDPHSLVNEVLEFLAGVPWVADAALRMRDQGQVFHVEVFVEPQQSEVSLEQLADLSAAIARIDWKLNDVVVVATQELPEHADRLS
- a CDS encoding FadR/GntR family transcriptional regulator, producing MTGSPRGSQKARDTLEYLRDNISSGAWAVGDLIPKEPELMELIGVGKSTVREAVRSLATFGMLQTVPGVGTFVRARTPVSTILTEFLVDHDLEEVLVYRRSLEIEAAQHAAVNRSEEQLVLLRDAFARSHGGAAAIDRCDQSSTPGSFHLLIVEASGSKLLLDLYLGVISVLQKASADGRVILGTTPETMHLDHEAVLKAIEARDVRNAAHSMALHVDRDLGLRTDMLEFSPQTERATSLIDAGYDPGQSEL
- a CDS encoding ferrochelatase, which encodes MTAHAMPYDALLLCSFGGPNGTDDVLPFLKNVTRGKGIPEDRLVEVGEHYHRFDGRSPINEQNLDLLHALRAELQRRGVDLPVIWGNRNWHPYTVDTLRDASAFGAKRILTLVTSAYASFSGSRQYREHLAAAVHELGESAPEIHMLRPFFNDPGFVHANLDAIREAGATLDGGLAGAHILYVTHSIPDTMQEASAATGPGYREQHEDVRATIDAALADDLGHALPSSLAYCSRSGDPRTPWLEPDVNDHIEELQAQGVRKIVIAPIGFISDHMEVAFDLDVEAMETAEEHGIAAARADTVGVRQRFVAGLIDMVLERAARESGADVAPATVGSLAAFPDDAPAGSCRMRAGEVTGIPVLAGPHD